The Bradysia coprophila strain Holo2 chromosome IV unlocalized genomic scaffold, BU_Bcop_v1 contig_81, whole genome shotgun sequence genome has a window encoding:
- the LOC119072440 gene encoding splicing factor 3B subunit 5, which produces MSGDRYNIHSQLEHLQSKYIGTGHADTTKYEWLTNQHRDSLASYLGHYDILSYYAIAENEAKARIRFNIMEKMLQPSGSPPEKPEE; this is translated from the coding sequence atgtcaGGCGATCGATATAACATCCACAGTCAATTGGAGCATTTACAAAGTAAATACATTGGAACCGGACATGCCGATACAACCAAGTACGAATGGTTAACCAATCAACATCGGGACTCGTTAGCCAGCTACCTGGGCCACTACGACATCCTCAGTTACTATGCGATTGCCGAAAACGAAGCCAAGGCCAGAATTCGGTTCAATATCATGGAGAAAATGCTGCAGCCGTCGGGATCGCCACCGGAAAAGCCAGAAGAGTGA
- the LOC119072439 gene encoding exosome complex component MTR3-like: MPYDNKRINGPDSSISYQYHSKANLKTYEDKLKELFQQENELRVDGRRNTEARKMFLKSGVISQAKGSAYIELGNTKVIVAVYDPREIPKQNKYSALGELFCDFKFSSFASKKRRSPQTDSEEQSLALSMKRSLMPVVCRHEFPNFQVDIFANVIQDDGSVLGAAITCAGLALADAGIPMYDIITSTTVGIIDNKIILDPNAAEEDVCNNGFGDQEHGIIVMSRLSTHDQISELWQSGFIHLDTLQSANKLLLETTQEIVPIIKKILVKKIVKSIKETERNDESAK, from the exons ATGCCGTACGATAATAAGCGCATAAATGGACCGGATTCCTCCATATCCTACCAATATCACTCGAAAGCCAACTTAAAGACATACGAAGACAAGCTCAAAGAGCTGTTTCAGCAGGAAAATGAATTGCGGGTCGATGGTCGTCGAAATACGGAAGCACGGAAGATGT TTCTTAAATCCGGAGTTATTTCGCAAGCAAAAGGATCCGCTTACATAGAGCTGGGAAACACTAAAGTCATTGTTGCAGTTTATGATCCCAGAGAGATACCAAAGCAAAACAAATACAG TGCTCTCGGTGAATTATTTTGTGATTTCAAGTTCTCGTCATTCGCTAGCAAAAAACGTCGCTCACCGCAAACCGACTCCGAAGAACAATCATTGGCTTTATCGATGAAACGGTCACTGATGCCCGTTGTATGCCGGCATGAATTTCCCAATTTTCAAGTCGACATCTTTGCCAATGTAATTCAAGACGATGGTTCGGTGCTTGGTGCCGCAATTACGTGCGCCGGTTTAGCCTTAGCTGATGCTGGAATTCCTATGTACGATATCATCACGTCCACAACGGTCGGAattatcgacaacaaaatcATATTGGATCCGAATGCAGCCGAAGAAGATGTCTGTAACAATGGATTCGGTGACCAGGAGCATGGAATTATCGTGATGAGTCGACTGTCCACTCATGATCAAATATCCGAGCTATGGCAATCGGGATTTATCCACTTGGATACGTTGCAGTCGGCAAACAAGCTACTGCTGGAGACTACACAAGAGATCGTGCCGattatcaagaaaattttagtgaaaaaaattgtcaaatcaATCAAAGAGACGGAACGAAATGACGAGAGTGCGaagtaa
- the LOC119072434 gene encoding glycoprotein endo-alpha-1,2-mannosidase-like protein, which yields MNFIIRRVMSGDFRIMKRIMYTAVYVIGTVLFILATYFVTSHRYEDDKSINNLLAHPIEKPRTNENHLVGISESPITNVLLEKYNDFEVKSRLLREKIKMIQSNSVERPPYMAGDTLVALNRSTKNIHIFYSDPVQWYKPFNTSIVRDPSATIEINELNSVFYPMLGVYTTTNKILEHHLNNIKRLGINVIILTWKPSANIPGESVDLLKNILNLVKKYFDCEIQVALEIDSFPGRTVESIRNILTLLHREYLWSHPALYRVQVNSKNALLPMIYVREAYQISDEEWFKIFSVRGIGSIRNTIYDAVFIGHVSSKKHTSLIRRGLFDGFYTRLASNGATFTSTWKNWEQLKKTADKYNLLFIPTVGPGYNEKMKEPKFGGLRRHRSNGQYYGVAWRTAFAISAQFISISSYNDWPSGTQIEEAIPYPGCKDYQPTGPRKYLELTRYYVDEFIKWKEIGTVGGASDCNQFWNNTIC from the exons atgaatttcataatACGGCGAGTGATGAGTGGTGATTTCCGCATAATGAAAAGGATTATGTACACAGCAGTGTATGTAATTGGCACAGTGCTATTCATATTGGCTACTTATTTTGTGACGAGCCATCGCTACGAAGACGACAAATCCATTAACAATTTATTGGCACATCCGATTGAAAAGCCacgaacaaatgaaaatcatttggTTGGAATATCAGAATCGCCGATTACGAACGTTCTGCTGGAGAAATACAATGATTTCGAAGTGAAGAGCCGATTGTTAcgtgaaaaaattaaaatgattcaGTCGAATAGTGTCGAACGGCCACCATATATGGCCGGTGATACCTTGGTGGCATTAAATCGATCGACGAAGAACATTCACATATTCTATTCAGACCCAGTACAATGGTATAAACCATTTAACACCAGCATAGTACGAGATCCCAGTGCAaccattgaaataaatgaattgaattctgTGTTCTATCCGATGCTTGGTGTGTACAcgacaacaaataaaattctcgAACATCATCTGAACAACATCAAACGCCTTGGTATTAATGTGATTATCCTCACATGGAAACCGTCTGCTAATATTCCCGGTGAATCGGTTGACCTGTTGAAGAATATATTGAATCTTGTGAAGAAATACTTCGACTGTGAAATTCAAGTGGCTTTAGAGATTGACAGTTTTCCGGGAAGAACGGTTGAAAGTATAAGGAACATTTTAACTCTGTTGCACAGGGAATATCTGTGGTCGCATCCAGCTCTGTACAGAGTGCAAGTCAATTCGAAAAATGCACTGTTGCCAATGATCTATGTTCGAGAAGCGTATCAAATATCAGACGAAGAATGGTTCAAGATATTCTCGGTCCGTGGAATAGGAAGCATTCGAAATACGATCTACGACGCTGTATTCATCGGTCATGTTAG TTCCAAGAAGCATACCTCACTAATTCGACGAGGACTGTTCGATGGTTTTTACACACGGCTTGCTAGCAACGGTGCAACATTCACATCAACTTGGAAAAATTGGGAACAACTCAAAAAGACAGCCGATAAATACAACCTGCTATTTATACCCACCGTCGGCCCGGGCTACaacgaaaaaatgaaagaaccGAAATTCGGTGGGTTGAGGCGACATCGGTCGAATGGCCAGTATTACGGAGTTGCTTGGCGTACTGCTTTCGCTATTAGTGCACAATTTATATCGATATCCAGCTACAATGACTGGCCGTCGGGTACACAGATCGAAGAGGCCATTCCATATCCGGGATGCAAGGACTATCAACCGACTGGACCGAGGAAATATTTGGAATTGACTAGGTACTATGTGGACGAGTTTATTAAGTGGAAGGAAATTGGAACTGTAGGTGGAGCTTCTGATTGCAATCAATTTTGGAATAATAcgatttgctaa